The Macaca nemestrina isolate mMacNem1 chromosome 12, mMacNem.hap1, whole genome shotgun sequence genome contains a region encoding:
- the LOC105488724 gene encoding olfactory receptor 5P1-like, with translation MGIRNHTTVTEFIILGLTEDPTLRDIFFVIFLGIYIVTLIGNIGIITLIRSCSQLHTPMYLFLSHLAFVDIGLSTVVTPIMLMGFLRHGVALPVTSCEAQLYSVVMFGTSECFLLATMAYDRHVAICSPLVYSTYLSPRVCILLVVACYLGGCVNASTFTSCLLSLSFCGPNHIDHFFCDFSPLLKLSCSDISIPEMIPSISSGSIIVVTVFVIAISYIYILITILKMRSNEGRHKAFSTCTSHLTAVTLYCGTITFIYVMPKSSYSTSQNTLISLSYTVVIPITNPFIYSLRNRDVKEALRKAAVRIYS, from the coding sequence ATGGGGATTAGAAACCATACCACAGTGACAGAGTTTATTATTTTGGGGTTAACTGAGGATCCTACACTTCGTGACATCTTCTTTGTGATATTTCTAGGAATCTACATTGTCACCTTAATAGGCAATATCGGCATAATCACTTTAATAAGAAGCTGTTCCCAGCTTCACACTCCCATGTACCTGTTCCTCAGCCACTTGGCTTTTGTGGACATAGGGCTGTCCACAGTAGTCACACCTATAATGCTTATGGGATTCCTAAGACATGGAGTGGCCCTCCCTGTTACTAGCTGTGAAGCCCAGCTCTATTCTGTAGTCATGTTTGGGACGTCTGAATGCTTCCTACTGGCGACCATGGCCTATGATCGCCATGTGGCCATCTGCTCACCCCTGGTGTACTCCACCTACTTGTCCCCCAGAGTCTGCATCCTCTTAGTGGTGGCTTGCTACCTGGGTGGATGTGTGAATGCCTCAACATTTACTAGTTGTTTATTGAGTCTGTCTTTCTGTGGACCAAATCATATAGATCATTTTTTCTGTGATTTCTCTCCTTTGTTGAAACTTTCCTGCTCAGATATCTCCATTCCTGAAATGATACCTTCCATCTCTTCTGGATCTATCATTGTGGTCACAGTATTTGTTATAGCCATCTCCTACATCTACATCCTCATCACCATCCTGAAGATGCGCTCCAACGAGGGGCGCCACAAGGCTTTCTCCACCTGCACCTCCCACCTCACAGCGGTTACTCTCTACTGTGGAACGATTACCTTCATTTATGTGATGCCCAAGTCCAGCTACTCAACTAGCCAGAACACATTGATATCTCTGTCCTACACAGTGGTGATCCCCATAACGAACCCCTTTATCTATAGTCTGAGGAACAGAGATGTAAAGGAGGCACTAAGAAAGGCAGCTGTCAGAATATATTCTTAG
- the LOC105488791 gene encoding LOW QUALITY PROTEIN: olfactory receptor 5P4-like (The sequence of the model RefSeq protein was modified relative to this genomic sequence to represent the inferred CDS: inserted 2 bases in 2 codons), with translation METENNTTVTEFIILGLTDNPMLCAIFFMVFLTVYIVTIVGNNSIILLIQSSPKLHTPMYLFLSHLXFVNIEYSTSVTPIMLISFLREKTTIPVTGCIAQLXSDVMFGTTECFLLATMAYDRYVAICFPLLYSIQMPPVICLLLLGASYLGGFMNASSFTGCSMNLSFSGPNKINHFFCDLFPHLKLSCGHVYIAEISPAISSASVLISTLFTIIMSYIYILRSILKMRSTEGRKNVFSTCASHLTAVTLFYVTILFVYVMPKSSYSADQVKVASVIYMVMIPMLNPLIYSLRNKEVKEAMRKLMARTHWFP, from the exons ATGGAGACGGAAAACAATACAACAGTGACAGAGTTCATTATTTTGGGATTAACAGACAATCCTATGCTATGTGCCATTTTCTTCATGGTTTTTCTAACAGTTTATATAGTTACCATAGTGGGAAATAATAGCATAATCCTCTTAATCCAAAGCAGCCCAAAGCTTCACACCCCAATGTACCTTTTTCTCAGCCATT GCTTTGTGAACATTGAGTATTCCACATCGGTTACACCAATCATGCTCATCAGTTTCTTAAGAGAGAAAACAACTATTCCTGTCACGGGCTGTATAGCACAGC GCTCTGATGTCATGTTTGGAACCACAGAGTGCTTCCTACTGGCCACTATGGCCTACGATCGCTATGTAGCTATCTGCTTTCCCCTGCTTTACTCCATCCAAATGCCCCCAGTCATCTGCCTCCTCCTACTGGGAGCCTCCTACCTGGGTGGATTCATGAACGCTTCGTCTTTTACAGGCTGTTCGATGAACCTGTCCTTCTCTGGTCCAAATAAAATCAACCATTTTTTCTGTGACCTCTTCCCACACTTGAAGCTTTCTTGTGGCCATGTTTACATTGCTGAAATATCCCCTGCCATCTCCTCTGCATCTGTCCTTATCAGCACGCTGTTTACCATAATCATGTCCTACATCTACATCCTCCGCTCCATCCTGAAGATGCGCTCTACTGAGGGAAGGAAGAACGTTTTCTCCACCTGCGCTTCCCACCTCACTGCAGTCACTTTGTTCTATGTgaccattttgtttgtttatgtgatgCCCAAGTCAAGCTATTCAGCGGATCAGGTCAAGGTGGCATCTGTGATCTACATGGTGATGATTCCCATGCTGAACCCCCTCATCTACAGTCTTAGGAATAAGGAGGTGAAAGAGGCCATGAGAAAATTGATGGCAAGAACACATTGGTTTCCCTGA